The window CTCTGAGTGTTCTTGCTGCATCTGTATTATAACCCACTCGATACTCCCCAATGAGCCGACCAATTGCTGTAACAGTTTGCAAACATTCCTCAACCCAGCTCTCCAGTCTTCGTCGCTCCTCTAGCGATATCTTTGCCGGCTCGGCCGTATCAGCCACCACCTCGGCACTACCGCGCACCGCCGCTTCGGATAGACGCGGCGCCACTCGCTGTGATCGCTCTGGGTGTGCTTGCGTCGCCAAATCCAGCGCTTCGGCCCGCGCCTTTTGAATCGACATCATTTCTGTGATTGGTCTTGGCTGCTGATTCATTATCTCTCCACGTTTACAAGCCAAAAAGCTTTACCGTGTTATCGGTCGCTGCCTTTTCGAGGTCACGAAGCACTAGCTTGCGCTCCGCCGCCCAATACTTTGCCACCAACTCCACATATTCTGGCTTATTCAGCTTACCACGAAATGGCTTCGGTGTCAAGAACGGCGCGTCGGTTTCTAGCAATAATCGTTCCAACGGAATGGAGGCGAATAATTCCTGCTGCGCTTGGTCTTTGGTGAACGTGCTAATGCCATTCAGGCCAACATACAACCCGCGCGCAAATCCCTTCTCCAAATTGAGGCACGTATCAGTAAAACTGTGCAGCACGCCGCGCACGCCATGAAAATTATCAAAAATTGGCCAAAAATCATCCCACACTGATACTTGGCCAGCTGCACCATCACGAATGTGAAAGCTAACTGGCAAATCATAATCTATTGCCAGCTGCAGCTGCGCCTCCAGTGCCTGGATCTGCACATCGCGCGGACTGTGGTTGTAATAATAATCAAGCCCAATCTCGCCAATCGCCACAATTGGTGAATCCTCCGCTCTGGCCTTCAGTAGCCGCTCAACGTCGCCCCAGCCATCTTTGCTGTCGTGCGGATGAACGCCAACTGCCGCCCAAGTATAGTCGCGACTTGCGGCAAACTCCACTGCTTGTCGGCTGCTGCGCTGGTCGGTACCAACACAAATCATGCCGATACCCGCTGCAATTGACTGCTGGTATAATTCCTCGCGATTGTCCGTGAAAAATTCGGTATCGTGCAGATGACAATGCGAATCAATCAAGCGCAAATTTGCCGCTATATTACTCTCCGTTACTGGACTTACCATTACTTACCTTGAGTTTCTGCTTTTGGTGCGCGCGGATCAGGCGTATGGAGATGGAGACGCGGGAACAATGGCGTCAGCTGTGATGGCACGACACCGCTGGCAAACATGTCGTGAATTTTCTCGGCGGTTTGCGGCATAAATGGACGAAGCATATCAGACACTTGCAGTAATGTTCCGCAAGCATGCGCCAAAATCTCGCCCAAATGTGCTTCCGCCTCTGGATCCTTGGCGCGCTTTTTGGCAACTTGCCATGGTTGCACGCGCTCAATATATTGATTCAATGAACGGATAATCTGCCAAATCTCATCAATTGCTAGATTAAAGTTCAAAGATTCCATATCAGCACGGTACGGCCCCATATCGTGTTCAGACTGCGGCGCATCGCCAATAACGCCGGCTTGATAACTCTGCACCATCTTTGCCACCCGCTGCACCAAATTACCCAGGTCATTGCCCAGCTCGCCGTTGTAGGCCGCTTCAAATTTCTCCCAGGTAAAGTCACCGTCATCTTGCGTCGGCACATGACGCAGGAAATAATAGCGAAAGGCCTCAACGCCGTAGTGCGGGATGATGTCAGCTGGACCAATGCCATTACCGAGACTCTTGCTCATTTTAGTGCCGCCAACGTTGATAAATCCGTGTACCAACAGCACCTTTGGCAGTGGCAAGTCCAGCGCCATTAACATCGCCGGCCAAATCCCGGCATGAAAACGAAGGATATCCTTGCCGATCACCTGTACATCTGCCGGCCAAAACGCCTGCCATTCCTCAGCTCGATCAGGATAGCCGATGACCGTGATGTAATTGCTTAGCGCATCCAGCCAGACATACATCACCTGCGTGTCATCGCCTGGTACTGGCACACCCCAGCTCAGGTTCTTACGCGGACGCGAAACCGACACATCTTTCAGTCCATCTTTCATCAATTCCAAAAACTCTTTTTTACGGAATTCAGGCACAATTTTCATCTTGTTTGATGCAATAGCCTGACGAATGTTCTCCGAAAATGCACTGGTTTTGAAATAATAATTTTCCTCACGCAGCCGCTGATATGGCGCCTGGTGATCAGGACAAATGCCATTATTTTCAGCCGCCTCCTTGTCAGTGACGAATGCCTCACAACCTTGGCAGTACCAGCCCTCATACGTGTCTTTGTAAATATAGCCAGCCGCAGCCAGCTTCTGCCAAATATACTGCACCGCGCTAACGTGATGCGGGTCAGTCGTGCGGATAAAATCGGTCGCCGAAATATTCAACTCAGCGATCATGTTCTGGAAATTGCCGTGCATTTGATCGACGTAAGCTTGCGGCGTCTGGTTTTGGCTGGCAGCCTTGGCAGCAATCTTATTGCCATGCTCATCCACACCCGTCTGAAAACGCACCTCGCGACCGTTTTGCCGCTGATACCGCGTCCAGACATCTGCCAACATATAGTCCATGGCGTGCCCAATGTGCGGCAAACCGTTGACATAAGGAATAGCAGTAGTAATGTAGGCGTGTTGTTTAGTCATGATACTCATTGTATCATCATCTGGAACAATTTTCACCGATATGCGTTCGCCGAGGGCTCACCCGCGCATCATTGCTACTACTGCAATTCGCCCCGCCGTATCACCCGATGAGTGCGAAAAATAATTTGGATTGTCCGCTGTATCAATTGGCGAAATGACAATATTATTAGCCGGAACGCCTGCCTGGACGGCCAACGAACGATTGAATCCTTGCATGTCCAGATAAATTCCGTCAGCCGTTTGACGGCAGAAATTTTGCCAATTCGTATCATTTGTATGATTAAAATAATCCATACGGTAATTTTTCTGGGTGATACTTGGCGACATCCAAATTTGCAAATCTTTTGCCTGACTACCACGCTCGGCAAAATACTGGACTGCCCTTGTCATCAACTGTGCGACCGTTGAATGTCGACCCAGATGCGCCAACATCAGCGCCCGACGTTTTGGGTCATAAATGACCGTAGCGATACAGTCCGCCACTGGCAAAAATAAACCGACACCAGTCGCTTCGGTATATAATGCGTCAGCAAAAATCCCCTCGCTGTTATATTTGACCGTATCAGACTCAGCAACTTCGGCGATATTATCAAACGTTTGTCCTTGGTCATATGAAACCACTTGATAAACAACGTCGTCATACTTAACACCGATTTGATCGCAAAACCGCCGCCGATTTTCCAGCACCTCAGCTACGTGGCGACCGCGAATACGGTTGAGCATGGTGCCGTCGTCTTTCGATGAAACCGCAATGAGCAGATTAGAGGGAAAACACGTCGGCTGATCTGCTGTAATCATTGCGTCCGCCACTCACTCAGTAGCCGCCGCCAATCGTCAATCGCCAAATCTTCGGCACGGACACCAGGTGAAATACTAGCCGTTTTCAGCAACTGTTCGGCGGTGTCTTTACTAACACCCAGTCCACCGCTCAGACTGGAACGTAGCTTCTTACGCTTGGCCGAAAAACCGGCTTTGACGATGCGGAAAAAATCTTTTTGGTCTTCAGAATCGACTAGTGGTTCGGTGCGGGTTCTCAATATCACCACCTGTGAATCAACTTTTGGCGGCGGCGTGAAAAATTGCCGCGGCACTTCAATGTCGAGTTCTGCCTCGGCAAAAATCTGGGCACTCACTGCCAAAATACTCATCTCACCAGGCTCCGCCGCGATGCGCTGGGCGACTTCTTTCTGTACCAACAGTACCGCCAAACTTGGTTTATTTTCCGCCGTCATCAACTTCTCGACAATTTTACTAGTGATATAGTAGGGCACATTAGCGACCGCTTTATAACCAGCTGGTAGTTGGTTCAAATCAAATTGCAAAATATCTTCATTGATCACTTCCAGGTTTTTACCAGGAAATTGCCCCGGCAACTTGCGTGCCAAATCCGCGTCAAACTCCACCGCCACCACGCGCCCGGCTCGCGCTAACAATCGACTAGTCAACGTGCCAAGTCCCGGCCCAATTTCCAACACCACATCATCCCCACCAAGTTCCGCCGCCTCGGCGATCTCCGCCAAAATCTCTGGGTCGCGCAGCCAATGCTGGCCTAATTCTTTTTTCGGCCCACGAGCTGACGCCATCTAACGTCCGTCCCCATTCGTCCAGTCAGTCGCCAAATCAAACCCATGCGGATGCCGCGTCGCAAAACCGCCAGTATCATACACTTTGCCAGGGCCCATGCTAGTTTCTACCACTGAGCAGCGCGGATAATTACCGTAATTTGCCGCTACTAAAATATAACCGTCCTTATCCACCTTGGCACCATCCGCCCGCACCGTGTAGCCACCGCCGCCGCACGCATTGATGACAACATTCATCGGTAAATCGTAGTAGGTCTCGCGGTGTGCCACGCCGCGTGAATCAGTAAAGATATGCGCACCCTTTGACTTCGTCAATGGATTTTTTAGCTTGGTGCCGATCACTTCGATTTGCTTTTTGGGCTGTTTGCTGATACGGCTACTTATTTCCTTACGGCTAATCTCAACACCGCGCTCGGCCTGAGCCTGGTAAGTCACGGTACGAATACCCTTTTCGCCCAACTGCTTAATCTCCTTGAAACCAATTGGCTGATTCGCATCCTTGATCTGCTCCACTGGGAAGTCAATGTCAACCTCCTCGGTCACTGTTCGCAGCGGCGCACGGGTAATGTTCATCAGCACGTTTGTCCCATCCAGCAGCATATTATCGCTCGTCATAAATTCAACCTTGTCCTCGACATATAGCGTGATCCCCGCCGCTTTGGCAATTCGCTGCGGCGTCTGCTCCGCTGTGGTAATATGTGAACGCCGCGACCCATCAATGATCGTCACCGGCCGGGCCCGGAAAATCGTTACTGTAAATGTCGTCCCTGTTAGCTCGAGGTCAATATTTGGCTCAACTGCGTCACGCGTTTCATCGACCGTCACCCGCGCCAACTGTAACGCCTGGCGTACCGTACGCGCTCGAGTCATGATCGTCTGCTCACGACCACGGTCACGAATTGTTACAAGCCGCTCCGCTGACGATTGGGCATGATTATCTTGTGCTTGGGCAGGCTGGGCCACTAATAAACCAACTACACCAGTCACAAGAACCATGAGACAACTTAGCAAAACGACCGGCCGCCAGCCTTTCTCCATGTGCCATTTCCACCAGTTCATCATTCTGCTCTAATACCTAATTAACGGACGTATTATACCATATTTATCTAATAATTACTAGTACCACCCTCTGGCCTTGCTATGCGCTACCGCTTTCTCCCATGAACCATATCGCCCCATCACGTAACCATGCATCCAATTCAGCGAATCGACTGGGTTAAGCGGATTTCCTGGCACTTTACTACATGGCAACGCCTGTGCGAGACCGCAGGCGCCACTCCGGCTGCGAGCATTTGGATTCCAGCCGCTTTCTTTCTGCACCAGCCACTCGGCATAACCCCATTGGTCACGCGGGACGTTTGACGAAGATAGCCACTGATCTTTGTTGCCGCCACCAGTATATGGCATAGCGGCATTCTTTGTGCCGATAATTTCAATTTGTTTTTTAGGCTGTTTTGTTACCTGACTAGCAAGCTCCCGACGACTCACCTCCTTACCATTTTGCACCTCAATCTCATAAGTCACCATCCGCCGGCCCTTTTCGCCCGCTTCTTTCACCTCCTTGTGGCCCGTCTCGCGATTGGCATCCCGTACTGTCTCAATCGGAAAAGCGACATCTTCATCAGTTGTAATTGTCTGCTTACCGTTGCGCCAAACATCCAGCCGCATGCCACTAGTAATCGGCGCCTCGAGCGGCATTGATACGGTATCGTTACTGGCCAGCTGGACATGCTTTTCCTTGAGCAGTGCGCCAACGGTTTTCGCGTGGGTGCGCACTTCAGCCAGAGACCCGTAGAGATTGAGCTGGAGTGGCGTGGCCCGCTTGATGGTCAAGACTGCATTCGTGCCGCTAGCAACCACGTTTTCGGCGGCATGAATATCGACGATATCCTCGCTATAGAGTTTAATCCCCGCCGCTTTGGCAATCGCCGCCGGGGTTTGCTCCGCCGTAGTTAGGCGAATACGCGCCTGGCCATCGACTACCGTCACCGGTCGAGCCCGAAAAATATTAACGTTATATGAACTAGCGACCAGCTCTTCATCAAGTGCTGGCTCCACTACATCTCGCCGCTCGTCAACCTCAATCCGCGCCGCCTTCAGTGCCCCGCGCACCGTTTTTGCCCGAGTGATAATTGTTTTCTCGACTCCCTTATCATAGACGCTCATCAGACGCTGGCCGTCGCTCCGTGATGGACGCTCGGTACCCTGCGCCAGTGCAGCATCCGCTAGGTGGATCAATGTCACTCCAAGCACGAGCAAACCGATCAATAGAAAAATCTTCTTTGAGTGGTAGCGAATAGATAAACTCTTTTCCATAATCTCGCTCGTGGACAGCGCCACAAACTGCTATGTATTATATCAAATTTTCTCTAATCTGGCGAATTCTATATTAAGCTTCTTCGTATTACCATCATCAAATTGCACCGTCACCGCCATCCCGTCAACGTCCACCACTTCGCCCGCACCAAATTGTGGGCTTCGCACGCGGTCACCCATCTCTAGACCTATATCATCAGCATAAAACACGTCATCAGCTGGCGGCGCAGCAGGCGTATCCAGGCCACCGATCATCAGCCCCATCTCATCGAGAAATCGCGACGGTAGATTATAGCCGATCTGACCAAACTGCGTCCGTGAACTAGCACAGGTCACAAACAGCACCTCTCGGGCCCGCGTAATCCCCACGTAGCAGAGGCGACGCTCCTCCTCAACGTCATCCGCTTTGCCACTGTCAAATACCCGCGCGTGCGGCAAGATCCCCTCCTCCAAGCCAGTCATAAACACCACCGGAAACTCCAGGCCCTTCGCAGCGTGCAGCGTCATCAAGGTAACCTGCTGATCCGCTTGGCCATCGCTTGATGACATCAACGCCATGTCTTCGAGGAATGTCGATACATCAGCATAGGCGCGCGCCTCAGCTACTAAAACACCGAGGTTTTCCAGCCGCTCTTCGGCCTGCACACTGCCATCATTTACCGCCTCACTGTAGCCAGTCTGCTCAATAATTTGTTCGATAACCTCGGCCGGTGCGCCATTCAGTAATTGTTGTAATTTTTGCAGCAATTGACCGAATGCCCGCAGTGACTGCTTGGCGCGAGCAGTCAAACTTTCGGCCTCATCAACCGCCACCAGCCCTTCAATAATATTCCGACCCGATTGATCGGCCCAGTCGAGAAATTTCGCCACGCTCACCGCGCCGATGCCACGCTTTGGTAGATTGACGATTCGCGTGAAGCTAACGCGGTCACTGGGTTGATATAGCAACCTGAGATAAGCCAGTACATCCTTGACGACTGCTCGATCCAGAAACCGCAGACCACCCACAATTTTGTAGGGGATGTGCCGTTGACGCAGCGCGCGCTCTATGGCGTAGCTCTGGGCATTGGTGCGGTACAGTACCGCTATGTCGCTATAGGCTCGGCCCATCCCAGCCTGGCGGTAAATTTCATCGGCCACTGCTTGCGCCTCCTCAGCCTCGCTGTACAGTTGCCATAATTGCGGTGTCATCCCGCCAACTGCTTCTGTCCACAGGTTCTTGTCGGTGCGCTGGGTGTTATGTTGGATTAAGTTATTTGCCACCGTTAAAATCGCGCCCGTTGAACGATAATTTTGCTCTAGTTTAATCACTGCCGCGCCCGGAAAGTCACGCTCAAAATGAAGAATATTGGTATAATCCGCGCCGCGAAAACTATAAATTGATTGCGCATCATCACCGACCACACAGAGGTTGCGCTCTGGACCGACTAGCAGCTTGATCAGCGCGTACTGCACCGCGTTGGTATCCTGATACTCGTCGATGAGAATGTGGCGAAATTGCTGCTGCCATTTGTGGCGAATGTCAAGCGAATGGCGCAGTAGCTCCACCGTCTTGAGCAATAAATCATCAAAATCGAGCGCCCCAGCCCGGTGCATAGCGGCCTCGTATGCAGCAAGCAATTCGGCAATTTGCTGTTTAACGGGGCCGACCGCCTGCATCATATACTCATCGGGTGAAAGCATGTCATTTTTTGCCGCAGAAATAGCCGCAGCGATACGGCGCGGCTTGATATCGCGATCAGTCAGCCCGCGCGATTTCATCAACTGTTTGATGAGGCCCAGCCGATCATCTTCATCATAAATAATAAAATTACGACCGAGGCCAATTGACATCCCGTCTATCCTCAGTAGCCGCACACATATGCTATGAAATGTCCCCATCCACGGCATGAAGCGTCGATCCGAGGCGTCTTCACCCAGCATGTCAGCCAAGCGCTGGCGCATCTCTCGAGCAGCCTTGTTGGTGAAGGTTACCGCCAAGATGCGGCTGGGAAAAATTCCTCGCTCCCTGATCAGATAGGCGATGCGGTACGTCAAGGTTTTTGTCTTACCACTCCCCGCTCCCGCTAAAATAAGCAACGGCCCGCCATCATGCTGGACGGCTCGCCGCTGTTCGGGGTTGAGTTCAGATAGGATGTCCATTACTTATAGTATAACAGGAAAAAGTACGCCGCTGCACCGCCGCCAACGCCGATAAGGGCAAAAAGAATGATCAATAGAATCGTCCCGATGCCGGATTTTTTCTTATCAGGCTGGAGCGCTTCCCCGGTGGCTGGCTGGCTGGCTGCCGCATCAAACATCGGCTCTGGATCTGGTGCGATCTCGTCACCGGCGGTGTACTGCTGAGGAATGTCGCCCGGAGTGTGCGGTCGACGTGGCGTCTCATCATCAGCTATCTCAGCGCCACTCTCGTCCATCGACTCGATCGCCATGAGCTCACTGTCCAGCTCTGATGTATCAGCGGCGGGCTGCTTGGACGAAGCATCTACTGATGTGGCATCTGTGTCGAGCTGTTCACCGACCTCGCTGGCTTCAATTTCATCAATGGTTGCTTCAAGGCTCGTACGATCAGCAGTAATGTCAGTATCAGCCGCCTCATCCGTCACCAGATGATCATCATCGGCCGTCAACTCATCCATGGTCAGCCCTTCACTATCAGCTGCCTTAGCCGGAGCGTCCTCTGCCAGCAAGCCCTCCTCGATAAAGGCGCTGTCAGTACTAGCCTCGGCTTCACTGGCCATTGATTCATAATCAGGCACGTCCTTGGTATTGAGCGACACATTGTCTGACGTCAGACCTTCAGCTACGTGCGATGGATCGGGCTGCAGAACGAGGCGTGGTGGTCGACGCTTGATCTCGCGATCAGCTGCCGATGAATGAGCGGTGCTATCATCTGCCATCATATCACTTGACACGTCCTCAGTAGTTTCAGCCATGTTAACACCCTGCTGGCCGTCATTACCAGCCCGACTGGAGAGATACGAACCAGTCGGCTGAAGCTTTACGCCAGTGCGCGGCTGAGAAACGCTATGCCCGCGCATGACAGATGACGGATGTACAACGTCCATGAAACGGCCAGACGGTCGACGCGAAATAGCTGGTGAGGGAGCGACAGCCGGCTCGTCATCATGTTTTGTATCTGAAGAATCATCAGTTGGTTTTGCTGCTGACGTATCGGCCACTTTATCCTGCGGCGCGTCTGAGGCGGGTTGGCCATCCGCCTTTTTATCTGGTGTTTTGATATCTGGAAATACCACAGCCGGTTTAGTTTCTGAGGCAGCGTGTGGAAAGCCGTTGGCCTCCGCCGTCGACGGTGAAGTCGTCTCCTCGGTAGATGATTTTTGTAGTGAGGTCGGTGGCTCGCCCTGTGGCTCACTGTGTGGCTCATCATGACTAGACTCCGGGGTTATTGACTGGGTCGACGGTGCTGGTGTCGAGGCAGTCGATGACGAGACAGACGACGAGGTTGTCTTGAACGATGGTATCGGCTCAAGCGTCAGCTTCGAGACAGGCTTTGGCTCTGTAACAGAAATCGGGACAGCAGTCGGTACTGGTGTTGCTGCAGCCGCTGGCGGCGCACTTGGAGTGTCCGACGAGACTGATGATTGCGTTGTCTTGGCCGGGGCTGGTGGCTTGCTTGTATTGGTACTCGTTGACTCAAATGCGGGTACGGTTGATATGGTTGGGGTTGGGGTTGGGGTTGGAGGCACAGACACGGGCGTCGACGGCGGTGCTGGCGTCGCTGTTGGTGCAGCGGTCGGCGACGGAGGCGTTAGCGGCTTGATGGTCAATGGCGGAATCGGCGTTGATGGCGTGGTGGCAGGCGACGGTGGGGCTGACGGAGCAGGAGTCGCTGGGGTTACCGACGAAGACGGCGACGTGAGTGGTGACGATGGCGTCGACGTTAATTCCGGCTTCTCAATCGGCTGCGGCGCAGTAGCCACTGGCGCGCTCGGTGGCGTTGACAATGACACCGCAGGTTGCGGCGCAACTGGCTTGGGTTGAGGGCTTGGCGGCGTGACCGGAGGTGTCGCTACTGGCTCAGGCTGAGAAGCGGGGGCGCTAGATTGAACAGATTCAGGCGATGATACCTTCACCGTATCTTCAGCAGGGCTAGCCGCGGGTGTTGCCGACGTCGCCACGTCCGTATCAACATCAGTCGTCTGCTGAGCCGCTTCTTTCTCTGCCCGTTTCTGCATCAGTGATGTCACTGCCCGATCAAGTTCGTCAAAATCAATGTCTGACATAAGCCCCCCTTATTCTTTATGCGCCTTTTTTACTATCTCCGTAAATTGATATGCGTCCAGACTCGCTCCGCCGATCAACAGTCCATCAAGCCCCGCCACCGCGAGATAATCACCGGCGTTATCGACTGAAACACTGCCACCATACACCACGCGCACCGTCTCTGCTGCTGCCTTGCCAAACAAATGGGTGATTTGCTGGCGAATTATTTTTAGAGCTTCTGTGAGATCGTCAGGCTGCGCATACTCACCACTGCCGATCGCCCAGACTGGCTCGTAGGCAATCACCACATGATCTATCTCCTCGGCCGTGATATTCGCCAGGCCGTTTACAATCTGATCCTGGAGCACCTCGCGCGTTTCGCCCAGCGTCCGCTCGTGCGCCGTTTCACCAATACAAAGGATTGGTTGAAGCCGATTGCGCAGCGCTGCCTGTACCTTGAAACGAATATCCTTGTCGCTCTCCATAAAAACATACCGCCGCTCAGAGTGGCCGATGATGACATAATCGACCATGCCATGTAAATGCGACGCTGGCACCTCGCCGGTGTATGGACCGTGGTCGCGCCAGTAACAATTCTGGGCGGCGAGCTTGACGATCCGACGCTTAATTTGCAAGCTCAAACTCTGCAGTGTCAACATCGTCGGCGCCACCACCACCTCGACGTCACGACGCACTGGTAGCTGCTCCATGAGCTTATACAAATACAAACTCGCCTCGTGCATAGTGAGGTTCATCTTCCAGTTGCCGATAATGAGTGTTTTTCGCGTCATAATGCTTATGCCTAGTGTATCATTTTAGTCCGTGCGCGTCTAGTAAACTTTCCACACCCGGTAATTTTTTGCCGCTCATCAGCTCGAGGCTTGCTCCGCCACCAGTAGAAATATGCGAAAATTGCCTGCCGTCATGTCTATCCCACCCAAGGACAAATTCCGCCGTATCGCCACCGCCAATAATTGAGGTAACACCGTGATTTTGTACGATAGCTTCAGCAATCCGGGCCGACCCCCGAGCAAACAACCGATTAGTCGAATACCCCAACGGCCCATTCCAGATGACTGTTTTTGCCGAGGCAATCACTGAGGCAAATTGTGCCATCGTCTCAGTACCAATATCTAGCGCCATCTCATCATCGCTGATCTCATTAACCAATACTTCATGACGATCGC is drawn from Candidatus Saccharibacteria bacterium oral taxon 488 and contains these coding sequences:
- a CDS encoding TatD family deoxyribonuclease produces the protein MVSPVTESNIAANLRLIDSHCHLHDTEFFTDNREELYQQSIAAGIGMICVGTDQRSSRQAVEFAASRDYTWAAVGVHPHDSKDGWGDVERLLKARAEDSPIVAIGEIGLDYYYNHSPRDVQIQALEAQLQLAIDYDLPVSFHIRDGAAGQVSVWDDFWPIFDNFHGVRGVLHSFTDTCLNLEKGFARGLYVGLNGISTFTKDQAQQELFASIPLERLLLETDAPFLTPKPFRGKLNKPEYVELVAKYWAAERKLVLRDLEKAATDNTVKLFGL
- a CDS encoding methionine--tRNA ligase, which codes for MTKQHAYITTAIPYVNGLPHIGHAMDYMLADVWTRYQRQNGREVRFQTGVDEHGNKIAAKAASQNQTPQAYVDQMHGNFQNMIAELNISATDFIRTTDPHHVSAVQYIWQKLAAAGYIYKDTYEGWYCQGCEAFVTDKEAAENNGICPDHQAPYQRLREENYYFKTSAFSENIRQAIASNKMKIVPEFRKKEFLELMKDGLKDVSVSRPRKNLSWGVPVPGDDTQVMYVWLDALSNYITVIGYPDRAEEWQAFWPADVQVIGKDILRFHAGIWPAMLMALDLPLPKVLLVHGFINVGGTKMSKSLGNGIGPADIIPHYGVEAFRYYFLRHVPTQDDGDFTWEKFEAAYNGELGNDLGNLVQRVAKMVQSYQAGVIGDAPQSEHDMGPYRADMESLNFNLAIDEIWQIIRSLNQYIERVQPWQVAKKRAKDPEAEAHLGEILAHACGTLLQVSDMLRPFMPQTAEKIHDMFASGVVPSQLTPLFPRLHLHTPDPRAPKAETQGK
- a CDS encoding polyphenol oxidase family protein — its product is MITADQPTCFPSNLLIAVSSKDDGTMLNRIRGRHVAEVLENRRRFCDQIGVKYDDVVYQVVSYDQGQTFDNIAEVAESDTVKYNSEGIFADALYTEATGVGLFLPVADCIATVIYDPKRRALMLAHLGRHSTVAQLMTRAVQYFAERGSQAKDLQIWMSPSITQKNYRMDYFNHTNDTNWQNFCRQTADGIYLDMQGFNRSLAVQAGVPANNIVISPIDTADNPNYFSHSSGDTAGRIAVVAMMRG
- the rsmA gene encoding ribosomal RNA small subunit methyltransferase A; translated protein: MASARGPKKELGQHWLRDPEILAEIAEAAELGGDDVVLEIGPGLGTLTSRLLARAGRVVAVEFDADLARKLPGQFPGKNLEVINEDILQFDLNQLPAGYKAVANVPYYITSKIVEKLMTAENKPSLAVLLVQKEVAQRIAAEPGEMSILAVSAQIFAEAELDIEVPRQFFTPPPKVDSQVVILRTRTEPLVDSEDQKDFFRIVKAGFSAKRKKLRSSLSGGLGVSKDTAEQLLKTASISPGVRAEDLAIDDWRRLLSEWRTQ
- a CDS encoding DUF348 domain-containing protein translates to MEKSLSIRYHSKKIFLLIGLLVLGVTLIHLADAALAQGTERPSRSDGQRLMSVYDKGVEKTIITRAKTVRGALKAARIEVDERRDVVEPALDEELVASSYNVNIFRARPVTVVDGQARIRLTTAEQTPAAIAKAAGIKLYSEDIVDIHAAENVVASGTNAVLTIKRATPLQLNLYGSLAEVRTHAKTVGALLKEKHVQLASNDTVSMPLEAPITSGMRLDVWRNGKQTITTDEDVAFPIETVRDANRETGHKEVKEAGEKGRRMVTYEIEVQNGKEVSRRELASQVTKQPKKQIEIIGTKNAAMPYTGGGNKDQWLSSSNVPRDQWGYAEWLVQKESGWNPNARSRSGACGLAQALPCSKVPGNPLNPVDSLNWMHGYVMGRYGSWEKAVAHSKARGWY
- a CDS encoding ATP-dependent DNA helicase PcrA, which gives rise to MLSELNPEQRRAVQHDGGPLLILAGAGSGKTKTLTYRIAYLIRERGIFPSRILAVTFTNKAAREMRQRLADMLGEDASDRRFMPWMGTFHSICVRLLRIDGMSIGLGRNFIIYDEDDRLGLIKQLMKSRGLTDRDIKPRRIAAAISAAKNDMLSPDEYMMQAVGPVKQQIAELLAAYEAAMHRAGALDFDDLLLKTVELLRHSLDIRHKWQQQFRHILIDEYQDTNAVQYALIKLLVGPERNLCVVGDDAQSIYSFRGADYTNILHFERDFPGAAVIKLEQNYRSTGAILTVANNLIQHNTQRTDKNLWTEAVGGMTPQLWQLYSEAEEAQAVADEIYRQAGMGRAYSDIAVLYRTNAQSYAIERALRQRHIPYKIVGGLRFLDRAVVKDVLAYLRLLYQPSDRVSFTRIVNLPKRGIGAVSVAKFLDWADQSGRNIIEGLVAVDEAESLTARAKQSLRAFGQLLQKLQQLLNGAPAEVIEQIIEQTGYSEAVNDGSVQAEERLENLGVLVAEARAYADVSTFLEDMALMSSSDGQADQQVTLMTLHAAKGLEFPVVFMTGLEEGILPHARVFDSGKADDVEEERRLCYVGITRAREVLFVTCASSRTQFGQIGYNLPSRFLDEMGLMIGGLDTPAAPPADDVFYADDIGLEMGDRVRSPQFGAGEVVDVDGMAVTVQFDDGNTKKLNIEFARLEKI
- a CDS encoding triose-phosphate isomerase encodes the protein MMTRKTLIIGNWKMNLTMHEASLYLYKLMEQLPVRRDVEVVVAPTMLTLQSLSLQIKRRIVKLAAQNCYWRDHGPYTGEVPASHLHGMVDYVIIGHSERRYVFMESDKDIRFKVQAALRNRLQPILCIGETAHERTLGETREVLQDQIVNGLANITAEEIDHVVIAYEPVWAIGSGEYAQPDDLTEALKIIRQQITHLFGKAAAETVRVVYGGSVSVDNAGDYLAVAGLDGLLIGGASLDAYQFTEIVKKAHKE